The genome window TTGTTTGGCAGCGATGTCGCTCGGGACAGCATGCCGCTGCCCCGAGTCCCCGCCTCAAAGCCGATAGCTGATCGTGAAACTCCCAAACACCGGCGTCTGCCGCTGCAGGTCGAACTCGCGCGTGCGCCAGTAGCGGGCGAGCGCGAACTTCCATTTGCCGCGCATTACCGCCAGGCCGACGCCGGCGTCGCCCACGAAGGGGCGCTTCTTCACGCTGTGGCTGTCGCGGAAGGTGTTGCCGTCCAGGGTGATGTCGCGCAGCACCCAGCGGCCGTCGCTGGTCACGAACAGGTGCGCCGACCAGCCGCTGCCGAGGCTGCTGGCCGGCGGCGCGACGTTCTCGCCGGCAGGGCGCAGCGGCGAACTGCCGAAATCGTCCGGCAGCTTCCAGCCCAGGCGCAGTTCCATGCCCGCATTGGCGTGAGTGTCGAGCGTGCCCAGCGCGCCGCCCCAGTGGCTGATCGCGTCCCAGCCCCAGCCGTCGCGGCTGCCGTCGCCGGACCAGCGACGCAGGCGTTCGTGCAGCACGCGGAACACCGGTTCGTCGTGCAACTGGTTGTCCCAGCCCTGGAACTTGGCGTCGCCGAGCAGCTCGTGCACCACGTCCTGCACCTGCTTGCCCTGCGCCGAGGGGCCGATCAGGCCCAGGGTGAGTTGCGTGGTGCGCAGGCGCTCGTCCTGGCGCGCGTTGTAGCCGATGTTCATCAGCAACAGGCCGGCGTAGGGGCGGTCGTCCTCGATCAGGTCGCGGCGGGTCTTGTCGGTGGGGGTGAACAGCGCCTGGCCGACCGCGAAGGTCATGTTGCGCTGGGTGAAGTCGCTGCTCGGCTGCAGCCAGGTCAGAGCGCGGTTCACCGCCCGCGCCAGCCGTGGCAGGCAGGGGTCGTCGGTGTAGTCGCGCAGATTCGGCGAGACGATGATCAGGCCGAAACCATTGGTATAGCCCTGGTCCTGGCCGGCGCCGCCGAACAGGTCGTTGTCGACGCGGAAGTTGACCGTGGGTGCGGTCGCTTCCAGTGTGTCGCGCGGGCATTGCTCGGTGGCAGCTGCGGGCGCGGCGGCCAGGGCGAGGGCGGCAGCAACCGGAAGAAGCGGGTGCGATGACGGCATGAATGGCGTCTCTGTTCGGAAGAGGGGGGCGGCGCCGCCCGCCCGCCGCCAGCGGCAGGGGTGAACAGCAGGGACCATGAACGCAGCCCGTGCGACAAGGATAGGCAAATGCGCTGTAGCGGACAAATTCGTCCGTTTGGGTTTGTCCGTCCCATTTGCCCGCTTGCCGTGTGAAGGCGGCCGTGCGATGGGCGGAGCAGATAGTCATGCCGACGGGGCAACGGCGACGCCCGCACCTGGCAAGTCGGTGCTCCGTCCGGCGCGGTGCCACGGTCCCCAGGCGCTGCCCGTCCGCGCATGCGCGGCCTTGGGTTTGCCCGGCGCCGGCCCGATAATGCGGATATGGACATCACTTCCGACAACCCCGATCACGGTTTCCAGTTCCCCGGCATCTTCGAACTCAGCGCCATGGGCACCGCCAACACCGGCCTGGAGTCCGAGCTGCCGCGCCTGCTCGTCGCCGCCGGCGTGGAGGTGGTGGAGGAGCGCATCAGCTGGAAGCACTCGTCCAACGGCAAATATGTGTCGGTGCGCATCGCCTTCCGCGCCGTCGACCGCGCCCAGTACGACGCTGCGCACCAGGCGCTGCGCGAACATCCGGAAGTGAAGTGGACGCTGTAGCCGAGGACGCGCCGCTGGCGCCGGCGCGCGCGCTGCCGCCGTGCCGGGTCCGCCAGCTCGGCCGCCAGCCCTATGAGCCGGTGTGGCGGGCGATGCAGCGTTTCACCGACGCGCGCGACGCGGACACGCCCGACGAGCTGTGGGTGGTCGAACACGAACCGGTGTTCACCCTCGGCCAGGCCGGCAAGCCGGAACACGTGCTGGCGCCCGGCGACATCCCGGTGCTGCAGGTCGATCGCGGCGGCCAGGTCACCTACCACGGCCCCGGCCAGCTGGTGGTGTACCCGCTGCTGGACCTGCGCCGGCTGCACATCGGCGTGCGCGACTACGTGTGCCGGATCGAGCAGGCGATCATCGACACCCTCGACGAGTGGAACATCCTCGGCCAGCGCCGCGACGGCGCGCCGGGTGTCTACGTCGGCGGCGCCAAGGTCGCCGCGTTGGGCATCCGCGTGCGCCGCGGCTGCACCTTCCACGGCCTGTCGTTCAACGTGGCGATGGACCTGGAGCCGTTCCATCGGATCAATCCCTGCGGCTACCAGGGCCTGCAGGTGACCGCGGTGCTAGACTTGGGTGGTCCCTCCGGCATGCAGGCGGTCACGCCGGTCCTGCTGGCCCAACTGGCGCGCCAGTTCGGGCTGACCCTGCAGCCGCTCGACGCCCTGCCCGATCTTTCGCTCACGCACGCGGCCTGACCGCCTGCCCGCCGACCACGCCATGACCCAGCCCAGCGCACGCTCCATTCCCTTGCAGGTCCTTTCCGGCGACAGCGCGCCCGCGCCGCTGCAGACCGGCGTCAAGCAGTTGGGCGGCGACAAGATCGCGCGCTCGCCGGTGCAGTTCGCCGATGCGCCGGTGTTGCGCAAGCCGTCGTGGATCCGCGTGCGCATTCCTTCCGGCAATGCGGTGCAGAATCTGAAGGCCAAGCTGCGCGAGAACCGCCTGGTCACCGTCTGCGAAGAGGCCAGCTGCCCGAACATCCACGAGTGCTTCGGCCATGGCACCGCCACCTTCATGATCCTGGGCGAGGTCTGCACCCGGCGCTGCT of Xanthomonas sacchari contains these proteins:
- a CDS encoding lipid A deacylase LpxR family protein, which encodes MPSSHPLLPVAAALALAAAPAAATEQCPRDTLEATAPTVNFRVDNDLFGGAGQDQGYTNGFGLIIVSPNLRDYTDDPCLPRLARAVNRALTWLQPSSDFTQRNMTFAVGQALFTPTDKTRRDLIEDDRPYAGLLLMNIGYNARQDERLRTTQLTLGLIGPSAQGKQVQDVVHELLGDAKFQGWDNQLHDEPVFRVLHERLRRWSGDGSRDGWGWDAISHWGGALGTLDTHANAGMELRLGWKLPDDFGSSPLRPAGENVAPPASSLGSGWSAHLFVTSDGRWVLRDITLDGNTFRDSHSVKKRPFVGDAGVGLAVMRGKWKFALARYWRTREFDLQRQTPVFGSFTISYRL
- a CDS encoding YbeD family protein gives rise to the protein MDITSDNPDHGFQFPGIFELSAMGTANTGLESELPRLLVAAGVEVVEERISWKHSSNGKYVSVRIAFRAVDRAQYDAAHQALREHPEVKWTL
- the lipB gene encoding lipoyl(octanoyl) transferase LipB, whose translation is MDAVAEDAPLAPARALPPCRVRQLGRQPYEPVWRAMQRFTDARDADTPDELWVVEHEPVFTLGQAGKPEHVLAPGDIPVLQVDRGGQVTYHGPGQLVVYPLLDLRRLHIGVRDYVCRIEQAIIDTLDEWNILGQRRDGAPGVYVGGAKVAALGIRVRRGCTFHGLSFNVAMDLEPFHRINPCGYQGLQVTAVLDLGGPSGMQAVTPVLLAQLARQFGLTLQPLDALPDLSLTHAA